One part of the Fusobacterium pseudoperiodonticum genome encodes these proteins:
- the nagB gene encoding glucosamine-6-phosphate deaminase — protein sequence MRFVITDNKRVGDWAAVYVANKIREFNPTAERKFVLGLPTGSTPLQMYKRLIEFNKVGIISFKNVVTFNMDEYLGLEATHDQSYHYYMYNNFFNHIDIEKENINILNGKAENYKEECKRYEEKILELGGIDLFLGGVGVDGHIAFNEPGSSFKSRTRKVQLTENTVIANSRFFDNDITKVPRFALTVGIETITSAKEVLIMVEGENKARALHKGIESGINHMWAISSLQLHENAIIVADEAACSELKVGTYRYYKDIESENCDVDKLLEKVQK from the coding sequence ATGAGATTTGTTATAACGGATAATAAAAGAGTAGGGGATTGGGCAGCTGTCTATGTTGCAAATAAGATTAGAGAATTTAATCCAACAGCTGAAAGAAAATTTGTACTTGGATTACCTACAGGTAGTACACCACTTCAAATGTATAAAAGACTAATAGAATTCAATAAAGTGGGAATTATTAGCTTCAAAAATGTGGTTACTTTCAACATGGACGAATATCTTGGACTTGAAGCTACTCATGACCAAAGCTACCATTATTACATGTATAACAATTTCTTTAACCATATTGACATAGAAAAAGAAAATATAAATATTTTAAACGGAAAAGCTGAAAACTACAAAGAAGAATGTAAAAGATATGAAGAAAAGATTTTAGAGTTAGGTGGAATAGATCTATTTTTAGGTGGAGTTGGAGTTGACGGACATATTGCATTTAATGAACCAGGTTCATCTTTTAAATCAAGAACAAGAAAAGTACAATTAACTGAAAATACTGTAATTGCTAATTCAAGATTTTTTGATAATGATATAACAAAAGTTCCTAGATTTGCTTTAACAGTTGGTATAGAAACTATTACTTCTGCAAAAGAAGTTTTAATTATGGTAGAAGGTGAAAATAAAGCTAGAGCCTTACATAAGGGAATAGAATCAGGAATAAATCATATGTGGGCTATATCAAGTTTGCAATTACATGAAAATGCAATTATTGTTGCTGATGAAGCTGCATGTTCTGAATTAAAAGTTGGTACATATAGATATTATAAAGATATAGAATCTGAAAATTGTGATGTGGATAAATTATTAGAAAAAGTACAAAAATAG
- a CDS encoding Na+/H+ antiporter NhaC family protein yields MGSIVAILLFSLSLIFCLLLKYSVIYALIVGYIIFMTYGLIKGHDLKILMKKSFEGVLTVKNILLVFVLIGMITALWRASGTIAFIVYMGSKLISPSILILLTFLLCSILSFLIGTSLGTAATMGVICVSIGKAMEINPYYLGGAVLSGIYFGDRCSPMSTSALLITELTKTNLYTNIKLMLKTSIIPFVATCLFYLFLGLKSSTSPVSIDATNIFKENYNLNIVVIVPAILIIILSLLKVNVKKTMLVSIVISFIIAMFFQKESVTSLINYCVYGFHHSNEKLNSMMKGGGILSMLNVGLIVAISSSYSGIFKETKILVLMKRYLKEFSKKTSNYFVIFLSSIISGAIACNQSLGTILSYELCEELEDKQNMAIILENTIVLLAGLIPWNIAMAVPLKTIDIGLMSGLFAFYLYFLPLWNLFLGIIKEKRKIIR; encoded by the coding sequence ATGGGAAGTATTGTTGCAATTTTACTATTTTCATTGTCACTTATATTTTGTCTTTTATTAAAGTATTCAGTTATCTATGCTCTTATAGTTGGCTATATAATTTTTATGACTTATGGACTTATCAAAGGGCATGATTTAAAAATTTTAATGAAAAAATCATTTGAAGGAGTATTAACGGTAAAAAATATACTCTTAGTCTTCGTTCTTATAGGTATGATTACTGCCTTATGGAGAGCCTCAGGAACAATAGCCTTTATTGTTTATATGGGCTCAAAATTAATTTCACCATCAATTTTAATACTTCTTACTTTTTTACTTTGTTCAATACTTTCATTTTTAATAGGAACTTCTCTTGGAACAGCTGCTACTATGGGAGTTATTTGTGTTTCAATAGGAAAAGCAATGGAGATTAATCCTTATTATCTTGGAGGAGCAGTTTTAAGTGGGATATATTTTGGGGATAGATGTTCTCCAATGTCAACTTCTGCACTACTTATTACAGAACTTACAAAAACTAATTTATATACAAATATAAAATTAATGCTTAAAACTTCTATTATACCCTTTGTTGCTACTTGTTTATTTTATTTATTTTTAGGCTTAAAAAGTTCTACTTCACCAGTTAGTATAGATGCAACAAATATTTTTAAAGAAAATTATAATTTGAATATAGTAGTTATAGTACCAGCTATTCTAATAATTATTCTTTCTTTACTCAAAGTCAATGTTAAGAAAACAATGTTAGTGAGTATAGTTATAAGTTTTATTATTGCAATGTTTTTTCAAAAAGAAAGTGTAACTTCACTTATAAATTATTGTGTCTATGGCTTTCATCATTCTAATGAAAAATTAAATTCAATGATGAAAGGTGGAGGAATTCTATCAATGCTTAATGTTGGATTGATAGTTGCAATTTCCTCTTCCTATTCTGGAATTTTTAAAGAGACAAAAATATTAGTTTTAATGAAGAGATATTTAAAAGAATTTTCTAAAAAAACTTCAAATTATTTTGTTATATTTTTAAGTTCTATTATTTCAGGAGCTATTGCTTGTAATCAAAGTTTGGGAACAATTTTAAGTTATGAATTATGTGAAGAACTAGAAGATAAACAAAATATGGCTATAATTTTAGAAAATACTATTGTACTATTAGCAGGACTAATTCCTTGGAACATTGCAATGGCAGTACCATTAAAAACAATAGATATAGGACTGATGTCTGGACTTTTTGCTTTTTACTTATATTTTCTACCACTTTGGAATTTGTTTTTAGGAATCATTAAAGAAAAAAGAAAAATTATTAGATAA
- a CDS encoding AzlC family ABC transporter permease, with protein sequence MEEFKYALKKTILIAFPYLFIGITCGFLMKEAGFGAIWSLLSCLLVYGGTIQLLMVGLLKANTPIISIGLISLIVNSRHMFYGLSFLQEFKKIRKESILKFFYLAFSLTDEVYSIYAAIKIPEKLNKTKTMLYINSLAQFTWTLGCVVGNLAFNFIKFDLKGIDFIITEFFCIVVISQLVGDKSYISTSVGIISSIVAFLIMGSNFIVLAIFLSMLTLIILKKKLTEKEADNHE encoded by the coding sequence ATGGAAGAATTCAAGTATGCATTAAAAAAAACTATTTTAATAGCTTTTCCTTATCTTTTTATTGGGATAACCTGTGGGTTTTTAATGAAAGAAGCAGGTTTTGGAGCAATATGGTCCTTACTCTCTTGTTTGCTTGTTTATGGAGGAACTATTCAACTTTTAATGGTAGGTCTCTTAAAAGCTAATACCCCTATAATATCGATTGGGCTTATTTCTCTGATAGTCAATTCAAGACATATGTTTTATGGATTATCATTTTTACAAGAATTTAAAAAGATAAGAAAAGAATCTATTTTAAAATTTTTCTATTTAGCATTTAGTTTAACTGATGAGGTTTACTCTATCTATGCAGCTATAAAAATTCCTGAAAAACTAAATAAAACAAAAACTATGCTTTACATAAATTCTCTTGCACAGTTTACTTGGACTTTAGGTTGTGTTGTTGGGAATTTAGCATTTAATTTTATTAAATTTGATTTAAAAGGAATTGATTTTATAATAACAGAATTTTTTTGTATAGTTGTAATTTCACAATTAGTAGGAGATAAGTCATATATTTCAACTTCTGTTGGAATAATCTCATCAATTGTAGCTTTTTTGATAATGGGAAGTAATTTCATTGTCTTAGCAATTTTTTTGAGTATGTTAACTTTAATTATTTTAAAAAAGAAACTTACAGAGAAAGAGGCTGATAATCATGAATAA
- a CDS encoding DUF4299 family protein, protein MSISFYVKNKKKFLGYEPVLNVETALSLLDKELNVYGTDGIDINDLLLSPLSKYPCLLVGTEDESARGFELAYDNKNKVYAVRVFTPSSREDWLLALEYIKALAKKMGTEIVNERGETFTVDNIEKFDYEPDILYGIKVITENIKSGESSNYIIFGTTRPVSFDEKMIDEINNSDSPIDTFSRIVRDIQNLDAYSANQQFYENREDGTIMGAYTITERVRTIIPYKPSVEFHNSDIVRNDDIAFWNITFVVINGDENDRNSYQPVGRIAYDEFIKKLPKEKYKFIDASYIMVEPLTKEEISDFLK, encoded by the coding sequence ATGAGTATAAGTTTTTATGTGAAAAATAAGAAGAAATTTTTAGGTTATGAACCAGTTTTAAATGTTGAAACAGCATTATCATTATTAGACAAAGAGCTTAATGTTTATGGTACAGATGGTATAGATATTAATGATTTATTACTTTCACCTCTTTCTAAATATCCATGTCTTTTAGTAGGTACTGAAGATGAAAGTGCAAGAGGATTTGAACTAGCTTATGATAATAAGAATAAAGTTTATGCTGTGAGAGTTTTTACTCCTTCTTCAAGAGAAGATTGGCTTTTAGCTCTAGAATATATAAAAGCATTGGCTAAAAAAATGGGAACAGAAATTGTAAATGAAAGAGGAGAAACATTTACAGTAGACAATATAGAGAAGTTTGATTATGAACCAGATATACTTTATGGAATAAAAGTAATTACAGAAAATATAAAAAGTGGCGAATCAAGTAATTATATTATTTTTGGTACAACTAGACCTGTCTCTTTTGATGAAAAGATGATAGATGAAATAAATAATTCAGATAGTCCTATAGATACTTTCTCAAGAATAGTAAGAGATATTCAAAATTTAGATGCTTATTCTGCAAACCAACAATTCTATGAAAATAGAGAAGATGGAACAATTATGGGAGCTTATACTATTACAGAAAGAGTTAGAACAATTATTCCATATAAACCTAGTGTTGAATTCCATAATTCAGATATAGTTAGAAATGATGATATAGCTTTTTGGAATATAACTTTTGTTGTTATTAATGGAGATGAAAATGATAGAAATAGTTATCAACCAGTAGGAAGAATAGCTTATGATGAGTTTATAAAAAAACTACCAAAAGAAAAATATAAATTTATAGATGCTTCATATATTATGGTTGAGCCATTAACTAAGGAAGAAATTTCAGACTTTTTGAAATAA
- a CDS encoding WYL domain-containing protein has product MKKVGFVIPSFIYEILVGDMEYFRLKSGELGNKILSYYLGKTISGKLDFKTSSSERVQFNLSKTNEKILEQLKKEKKFEKESEYFRNIYFTYINNLRYIRERIIFNKSFEDIENAIKFNRKIIIEYHSKIRTVNPYHICIANKEERSYLFCYCEVANDYRAFRVSEIKDIKILDIELERKNSLYIKNIKESFDPFLSFNKKVKVRFTERGIKRYEKALVNRPKLILKENDIYTFQCSEKMAKVYFPQFYAEVEILEPISLREELKKDFQKILDLYK; this is encoded by the coding sequence ATGAAAAAAGTAGGTTTTGTTATACCAAGTTTTATATATGAGATTTTAGTTGGTGATATGGAATATTTTAGATTAAAATCGGGGGAATTAGGAAATAAAATCTTAAGTTATTATTTGGGAAAAACTATATCGGGAAAACTTGATTTTAAAACTAGTTCTTCTGAAAGAGTGCAATTTAATTTATCAAAAACTAATGAAAAAATATTAGAACAGTTAAAAAAAGAGAAGAAATTTGAGAAAGAGAGTGAGTATTTTAGAAATATATATTTCACTTATATCAATAATTTAAGGTATATAAGAGAAAGAATTATATTCAATAAAAGTTTTGAAGATATAGAAAATGCTATTAAATTCAATAGGAAAATTATTATTGAGTATCATTCTAAAATAAGAACAGTTAATCCATATCATATTTGTATTGCTAATAAAGAAGAAAGATCATATCTATTTTGTTATTGTGAAGTAGCCAATGATTATAGAGCATTTAGAGTTTCTGAAATTAAAGATATAAAAATTTTAGATATTGAGTTAGAAAGAAAAAATAGTCTTTATATAAAAAATATTAAAGAATCATTTGATCCATTTTTATCTTTTAATAAAAAAGTAAAAGTAAGATTCACTGAAAGAGGTATAAAAAGATATGAAAAAGCCTTAGTTAATAGACCTAAACTAATTTTGAAAGAAAATGATATTTACACTTTTCAATGTAGTGAAAAGATGGCAAAAGTTTATTTTCCTCAATTTTATGCAGAAGTTGAAATTTTAGAACCTATTTCATTAAGAGAAGAATTAAAAAAAGATTTTCAAAAAATATTAGATTTATACAAATAA
- a CDS encoding TIGR01212 family radical SAM protein (This family includes YhcC from E. coli K-12, an uncharacterized radical SAM protein.), translated as MIRKIYMLNDFLKEKFNEKIYKVSLDGGFTCPNRDGKVSRGGCIFCSENGSGDFTATKLKSIHEQIEEQIDLVSKKYKGDKYIAYFQNFTNTYAEVSYLRKIFEEALSHEKIVGLAIATRPDCLEDDVLELLAELNKKTFLWVELGLQTVNDDVAKYFNRAYETQIYKEASEKLNKLNIKFVTHIIIGLPKEENDDYLKTAIFAQNCGTWGIKIHLMYVVKNTPLEKLYLNGDLKVNTKKEYVEKVVNVLENISSEVVVHRLTGDGDRETLVAPLWSIKKIDVLNSIHKELKRRNTYQGKLYYGGLK; from the coding sequence ATGATAAGAAAAATATATATGTTAAACGACTTTTTAAAAGAGAAGTTTAATGAAAAAATATACAAAGTTTCTCTTGATGGAGGCTTTACTTGTCCAAATAGAGATGGAAAAGTTTCTAGAGGAGGTTGTATATTTTGTAGTGAAAATGGCAGTGGTGATTTCACTGCTACAAAATTAAAGTCTATTCATGAACAAATTGAAGAACAAATAGACTTGGTTTCAAAAAAATACAAGGGAGATAAGTATATAGCATATTTTCAGAATTTTACTAATACTTATGCAGAAGTAAGTTATTTAAGGAAAATTTTTGAAGAAGCCTTATCTCATGAAAAAATAGTTGGCTTAGCCATAGCAACAAGACCTGATTGCTTAGAAGATGATGTTTTAGAATTATTGGCTGAGTTAAATAAAAAGACTTTTCTTTGGGTAGAATTAGGTTTACAAACAGTAAATGATGATGTAGCAAAATATTTTAATAGAGCCTATGAAACACAAATTTATAAAGAAGCCTCTGAAAAATTAAATAAATTAAATATTAAATTTGTTACTCATATAATAATAGGTTTACCTAAAGAAGAAAATGATGATTATTTAAAAACTGCTATCTTTGCACAAAATTGTGGAACTTGGGGAATAAAAATACATTTAATGTATGTTGTAAAAAATACTCCCTTAGAAAAATTATACTTAAATGGAGACTTAAAGGTTAATACTAAAAAAGAATATGTTGAAAAAGTTGTAAATGTTTTAGAAAATATTTCATCTGAAGTAGTTGTACATAGACTGACAGGGGACGGCGATAGAGAAACTTTAGTAGCACCTTTATGGAGTATTAAAAAAATAGATGTTTTAAATTCAATACACAAAGAATTAAAAAGAAGAAATACATATCAAGGAAAATTATATTATGGAGGTTTAAAATGA
- a CDS encoding branched-chain amino acid transporter permease, translated as MNNNLYLFLAILSAGVGMAICRLLPFIIFANGKLPKLVKFYEKYLPYSLMAILFCYCFASVNFSEYPYGFPEIISLIVITLLHIWKKNIMLSLFLGTAVFLILSRVF; from the coding sequence ATGAATAATAATTTATATTTATTTTTAGCTATATTATCAGCTGGGGTAGGAATGGCTATTTGTAGACTATTACCTTTTATTATCTTTGCAAATGGTAAATTACCAAAATTAGTAAAATTTTATGAAAAATATCTACCTTATTCACTGATGGCAATATTATTTTGTTATTGCTTTGCAAGTGTAAATTTTTCTGAATATCCCTATGGTTTTCCAGAAATAATAAGTTTAATTGTAATTACTCTTTTACATATTTGGAAAAAAAATATAATGTTATCATTATTTTTAGGAACAGCAGTTTTTTTAATTTTAAGTAGAGTTTTCTGA
- a CDS encoding HAD family hydrolase, which translates to MSNIIAVIWDFDKTLVDGYMQDPIFKKYGVDSKEFWEEVNSLPKKYWEEQQVKVNRDTIYLNHFINKTKEGVFKGLNNKVLFELGKELKFYKGIPEIFGKTKELIEKNSIFQEYNIKVEHYIVSTGMVEMIKGSIIKEYVEDIWGCELIQTKDENGNFEISEIGYTIDNTSKTRAIFEINKGVNKNTGYDVNAKIKEGNRRVLFKNMIYIADGPSDVPAFSVIKKGGGSIFAIYPKSDLKAFKQVEKLREDNRVDMYAEADYSEGTTTYMWIMSKIQELAQNIVDEEKSRLAASISDSPKHLN; encoded by the coding sequence ATGTCTAATATAATTGCAGTTATATGGGATTTTGATAAAACTTTAGTTGATGGATATATGCAGGATCCAATTTTTAAGAAATATGGAGTTGATTCAAAGGAATTTTGGGAAGAAGTAAATTCTCTACCAAAGAAGTATTGGGAAGAACAACAAGTAAAAGTTAATAGAGATACTATTTATTTGAATCATTTTATAAATAAGACAAAAGAAGGAGTATTTAAAGGTTTAAATAATAAGGTACTTTTTGAATTAGGAAAAGAATTAAAATTCTATAAAGGTATTCCTGAAATATTTGGAAAAACAAAAGAGCTTATTGAAAAAAATTCAATTTTTCAAGAATATAATATTAAGGTAGAACATTATATTGTTAGTACAGGAATGGTTGAAATGATAAAAGGCTCTATTATTAAAGAATATGTAGAAGATATTTGGGGCTGTGAACTAATTCAAACTAAAGATGAAAATGGTAATTTTGAAATCAGTGAAATAGGATACACTATAGACAATACTTCAAAGACAAGGGCTATTTTTGAAATAAATAAAGGTGTAAATAAAAATACAGGCTATGATGTAAATGCTAAAATAAAAGAAGGAAATAGAAGAGTTCTATTTAAAAATATGATATATATAGCTGATGGTCCAAGTGATGTTCCAGCTTTTTCAGTTATAAAAAAAGGTGGAGGATCAATTTTTGCAATTTACCCAAAATCAGATCTTAAAGCTTTTAAACAAGTGGAAAAATTAAGAGAAGATAACAGAGTTGATATGTATGCTGAAGCTGATTATTCTGAAGGGACTACTACTTATATGTGGATTATGAGTAAAATTCAAGAACTTGCTCAAAACATAGTAGATGAAGAAAAAAGTAGATTAGCAGCTTCAATATCAGATTCTCCAAAACATTTAAATTAA